A region of Scylla paramamosain isolate STU-SP2022 chromosome 25, ASM3559412v1, whole genome shotgun sequence DNA encodes the following proteins:
- the LOC135113397 gene encoding uncharacterized protein LOC135113397 has translation MGTRGLTYLLPLFVLVLAGLSTAFPEHAHDPAGHAHAGYNYDPPAVTYYPPHTTTEKPKYHGYNYDPPAVTYHPPHPTTTKKPDHGYNYDPPVVTYHPPHPTTTEKPDHGYNYDPPAVTYHPPHPTTTEKPDHGYNYDPPVVTYHPPVVTYHPPHPTTTEKPDHGYNYDPPVVTYHPPVVTYHPPYTTTTEKPDHGYNYDPPVVTYHPPHPTTTEKPDHGYNYDPPAVTYHPPHPTTTEKPDHGYNYEPPAVTYHPPHPTTTEKPDHGYNYDPPVVTYHPPVVTYHPPHPTTTEKPDHGYNYDPPVVTYHPPHPTTTEKPDHGYNYDPPVVTYHPPVVTYHPPHTTMEAEEDSSEDTYDFESEPGVIGEFKSKYNVKDETAGLDFGHDQSAEGREINGEYYVLLPDGTKQTVTYHVDKDSGYVAHVSYDQDVNYKPPTPPENLYEPPVINEEPHSVYIYEPPVITDPPPPPHLYEAPEPPTIYETPELEYEGPVIDLRSG, from the exons ATGGGCACACGGGGCTTG ACGTATCTTCTACCCCTCTTCGTCCTTGTTCTCGCGGGGCTTTCCACTGCATTCCCTGAACATGCCCACGATCCTGCAGGCCATGCCCATGCAGGCTACAACTACGATCCCCCCGCTGTGACCTACTAtcccccacacaccaccacggAGAAGCCAAAGTACCATGGATATAATTACGACCCCCCCGCTGTGACCTACCACCCCCCTCACCCAACCACCACGAAGAAACCAGACCATGGTTATAACTACGACCCCCCTGTTGTGACCTACCACCCCCCACACCCAACCACCACGGAGAAACCAGACCATGGTTATAACTACGACCCCCCCGCTGTGACCTACCACCCCCCACACCCAACCACCACAGAGAAACCAGACCATGGTTATAACTACGACCCCCCTGTTGTGACCTACCACCCCCCTGTTGTGACCTACCACCCCCCACACCCAACCACCACGGAGAAACCAGACCATGGTTATAACTACGACCCCCCTGTTGTGACCTATCACCCCCCTGTTGTGACCTACCACCCCCCTTACACGACCACCACGGAGAAACCAGACCATGGTTATAACTACGACCCCCCTGTTGTGACCTACCACCCCCCACACCCAACCACCACGGAGAAACCAGACCATGGTTATAACTACGACCCCCCTGCAGTCACCTACCACCCCCCACACCCAACCACCACGGAGAAACCAGACCATGGTTATAACTACGAACCCCCCGCTGTGACCTACCACCCCCCACACCCTACCACCACGGAGAAACCAGACCATGGTTATAACTACGACCCCCCTGTTGTGACCTACCACCCCCCTGTTGTGACCTACCACCCCCCACACCCAACCACCACGGAGAAACCAGACCATGGTTATAACTACGACCCCCCTGTTGTGACCTACCACCCCCCACACCCTACCACCACGGAGAAACCAGACCATGGTTATAACTACGACCCCCCTGTTGTGACCTACCACCCCCCTGTTGTGACCTACCACCCCCCACATACGACCATGGAGGCTGAAGAAGACTCCTCAGAGGACACCTACGACTTTGAATCAGAG CCTGGCGTGATTGGGGAGTTCAAGAGCAAATATAACGTGAAGGACGAAACCGCTGGCTTGGATTTCGGACACGACCAGTCGGCGGAGGGCAGGGAGATCAACGGAGAATATTACGTTCTCCTTCCCGACGGCACCAAGCAAACTGTGACCTACCACGTGGACAAAGACAGTGGATACGTGGCCCATGTGTCCTACGATCAAGATGTCAACTACAAGCCCCCTACGCCTCCTGAGAACCTGTACGAACCGCCAGTTATCAATGAGGAACCCCACTCTGTTTACATCTACGAACCGCCTGTCATCACCgacccgccgccgcctcctcatcTTTACGAAGCTCCAGAGCCTCCTACAATCTATGAAACCCCTGAACTTGAATACGAGGGGCCTGTTATTGACTTGCGCAGTGGATAG